One Vicugna pacos chromosome X, VicPac4, whole genome shotgun sequence DNA window includes the following coding sequences:
- the APLN gene encoding apelin, with product MNLRLCVQALLLLWLSLSAVCGGPLLQTSDGKGMEEANIRHLVQPRGPRSRAGPWQGGRRKFRRQRPRLSHKGPMPF from the exons ATGAATCTGCGGCTCTGCGTGCAGGCGCTCCTGCTGCTCTGGCTCTCCCTGAGCGCGGTGTGTGGAG GTCCCCTGCTGCAGACTTCTGATGGGAAAGGAATGGAGGAAGCCAACATCCGCCACCTGGTGCAGCCCAGAGGGCCGAGGAGCAGAGCAGGGCCCTGGCAGGGAGGTCGGAGGAAGTTCCGCCGCCAGCGGCCGCGCCTCTCCCATAAAGGCCCCATGCCTTTCTGA